The sequence below is a genomic window from Mycobacterium sp. ITM-2016-00316.
CTGGAACGCGCAGGAGCGGGCGTGGAGTTCGTCCGCGCCGCGGGCATGGTCGAACGATTGCGTGAGGTCAAGGACGCCGGAGAGATCGCCATCCTGCGGCTGGCCTGCGAGGCGGCCGACGCGGCACTGCACGATCTGGTGGCCCGCGGTGGCCTGCGCCCCGGCCGCACCGAGAAGGAGGTCGGGCGCGAACTGGAATCGCTGATGCTCGACCATGGCGCCGACGGGGTGTCTTTCGAGACCATCGTGGCCGCCGGCGCCAACTCGGCCATCCCGCATCACCGGCCCACCGAAGCCGTGCTGGCCGACGGCGATTTCGTGAAGATCGATTTCGGTGCCCTGGTCGCGGGCTACCACTCGGACATGACGCGCACCTTCGTGCTGGGCCGCGCCGCGCAGTGGCAGCGCGACCTCTACGAACTGGTCGCAACCGCACAGCGCGCCGGCCGGGAGGCGTTGGTGGCGGGTGCGAACCTCAAGGATGTCGACGGCGCTTCCAGGCAGATCATCGCCGACGCCGGATTCGCGGAGAACTTCGGGCACGGCCTCGGGCACGGGGTCGGATTGCAGATCCACGAAGCGCCGGGTATCGGCGCTTCAGCCGTCGGTACACTGCTTGCTGGCGCTGCGGTCACCGTGGAGCCCGGCGTCTATCTGCCCGGCCGGGGCGGTGTCCGCATCGAGGACACCCTGGTTGTCGGCAGCGAGAGCGCACCTACACCCGAGTTACTCACCCGGTTCCCCAAGGAACTGGCTGTTATCACCTGATCTAGGAGCTGTACAGACCGTGGCATCAACCGCCGACTTCAAGAATGGACTCGTTCTCCAGATCGAAGGCCAGTTGTGGCAGATCACCGAGTTCCAGCACGTCAAGCCCGGCAAGGGCCCGGCCTTCGTGCGCACCAAGCTCAAGAACGTGCTGACCGGCAAGGTCGTCGACAAGACGTTCAACGCCGGGGTCAAGGTGGAGACCGCCACCGTCGACCGTCGTGACGCCACCTACCTGTACCGCGATGGCAGCGACTTCGTCTTCATGGATTCCGAGGACTTCGAGCAGCATCCGCTGTCCGAGGCACTGGTGGGCCGACTCGCCGACTTCCTGCTCGAGGGCATCGGTGTGCAGATCGCCTTCCACGAGGGCGCGCCGCTGTACCTGGAGCTCCCGGTTTCCGTCGAACTTCTGGTCTCCCACACCGAGCCGGGCCTGCAGGGCGACCGCTCCAGCGCGGGCACCAAGCCGGCCACCATGGAGAGCGGCGCCGAGATCCAGGTGCCGCTGTTCATCAACACCGGCGACAAGCTCAAGGTCGACACCCGCGACGGCAACTACCTGGGAAGGGTCAATGCCTGACCGCGGGCGAGCGAAGCGCAGCGGAGCGACGGGATGAGTGACCGTCGTGGTGACCGCGGTCGGCACCAGGCGCGCAAGCGTGCCGTCGACCTGCTGTTCGAGGCCGAGGCGCGCGGGATCACCGCCGCCGAGGCCGCCGACGGCCGCAATGCGCTGTCCCACACCCAGGCCGATATCAATCCGCTGAACCCGTACACCGTGACGGTGGCCCGCGGCGTCACCGAGCAGTCGGCGCATGTCGACGACCTGATCTCCTCGCATCTGCAGGGCTGGATGCTGGAGCGGCTGCCCGCGGTGGACCGCGCCATCCTGCGGGTCGCGGTGTGGGAGCTGTTGCACGCCGAGGATGTGCCGGAGCCGGTGGCCGTCGACGAGGCCGTCGAGCTGGCCAAGGAATTGTCCACCGACGAGTCCCCGGGTTTCGTCAACGGCGTGCTCGGTCAGGTCATGCTGGTGACCCCGCAGATCCGGGCGGCCGCGGCGGCGTTGCGCCCCTCGGAGACCGGGGATTGATGTCCCACTCGATGTAGCGGAGCTTCGGGTGCGAAAGTGCCCGGCTGTCAGTGACTTTCGAGCGGCAGCCGAGTCTCAGAATTTTCTTTGGACTCATTGATCACACCGGTCACTTTTTCGGGTTTCTTGTCGGTGGTCGCACGTATGTTCGAGTCATGATCAGTGATGTGGCCGGCGGCCGGGACGCGGTGCAGCACGCGCTGTCCGACCGCGCCGCATCGGTCAAGGCGCTGCTGGACGCCGATTTCGCGATGTTCGACACCGCCGAACTGCTGGGCCTGCTCTCTGAGCGTGAGCAGCAGGCCCGCGCCGATACCGCGGTCGATCACCGGATCCTGGCCGCCCTGATGGATCGGGCCACCCCGCACGAGATCGGCGGCAAGACCTGGACCGATGTGCTGG
It includes:
- a CDS encoding Xaa-Pro peptidase family protein, with amino-acid sequence MTISQRRDRLRRRLAAAELDAMLVTDLVNVRYLSGFTGSNAALLVRADQDTPVLATDGRYVTQAAAQSPDAELVIERAVGPHLAGRAVADGVRRLGFESHVVTVDGFGLLERAGAGVEFVRAAGMVERLREVKDAGEIAILRLACEAADAALHDLVARGGLRPGRTEKEVGRELESLMLDHGADGVSFETIVAAGANSAIPHHRPTEAVLADGDFVKIDFGALVAGYHSDMTRTFVLGRAAQWQRDLYELVATAQRAGREALVAGANLKDVDGASRQIIADAGFAENFGHGLGHGVGLQIHEAPGIGASAVGTLLAGAAVTVEPGVYLPGRGGVRIEDTLVVGSESAPTPELLTRFPKELAVIT
- the efp gene encoding elongation factor P; this translates as MASTADFKNGLVLQIEGQLWQITEFQHVKPGKGPAFVRTKLKNVLTGKVVDKTFNAGVKVETATVDRRDATYLYRDGSDFVFMDSEDFEQHPLSEALVGRLADFLLEGIGVQIAFHEGAPLYLELPVSVELLVSHTEPGLQGDRSSAGTKPATMESGAEIQVPLFINTGDKLKVDTRDGNYLGRVNA
- the nusB gene encoding transcription antitermination factor NusB, which codes for MSDRRGDRGRHQARKRAVDLLFEAEARGITAAEAADGRNALSHTQADINPLNPYTVTVARGVTEQSAHVDDLISSHLQGWMLERLPAVDRAILRVAVWELLHAEDVPEPVAVDEAVELAKELSTDESPGFVNGVLGQVMLVTPQIRAAAAALRPSETGD